The following coding sequences are from one Paenibacillus sp. FSL R5-0912 window:
- the pssA gene encoding CDP-diacylglycerol--serine O-phosphatidyltransferase, with translation MKWNWLPSMCTLGNLGLGSVSLLFTIQERYNLALLMILLAAICDVMDGLLARMLHCTSDFGKQLDSLADIISFGLAPTFLILLYRLENMQWLGPVAAITFLICGALRLARFNLSAPSKGFTGMPITAAGVILSMITLVDERMKPELVIAVMGLLSLLMVSRIPFPSFKKYVNRK, from the coding sequence ATGAAATGGAACTGGCTGCCTTCAATGTGCACACTGGGAAACCTGGGACTTGGATCAGTTTCCTTGCTTTTCACCATTCAAGAACGTTATAATCTCGCCTTATTAATGATACTGCTCGCGGCAATATGTGATGTCATGGACGGATTGCTGGCAAGAATGCTCCATTGTACCAGCGATTTCGGCAAACAACTGGATTCCCTGGCAGATATTATTTCCTTTGGGCTTGCTCCAACCTTCCTCATATTGTTGTACAGACTGGAGAATATGCAGTGGCTTGGACCTGTTGCTGCGATTACCTTCCTGATCTGCGGGGCGCTGCGCCTGGCCAGATTTAATCTGTCTGCACCTTCGAAGGGGTTCACTGGGATGCCGATTACAGCTGCAGGCGTTATTTTATCGATGATTACATTGGTGGATGAACGGATGAAGCCGGAACTGGTCATCGCCGTAATGGGACTGCTGTCACTGCTCATGGTAAGCCGGATTCCATTCCCGTCGTTCAAAAAATACGTCAACAGGAAGTGA
- a CDS encoding DedA family protein translates to MPWIMEMISQYGYIAIFALLALGLLGLPVPDELLMLFVGYLSSTMVLDFSVSVLVCFIGSITGMLISYTIGLRLGQPVVDKYGKWIGLTPKRFASVKRWFFRFGNWTVFIAYFVPGLRHVTSYISGISAMSFRKYLVVTVAGAFIWSLLFVSIGYLVGARLSFA, encoded by the coding sequence ATGCCCTGGATCATGGAGATGATCTCGCAATACGGATATATAGCTATATTTGCACTGCTCGCGCTGGGACTTCTTGGACTCCCGGTTCCCGACGAGCTGCTGATGCTGTTCGTGGGCTATCTGTCTTCGACAATGGTGCTTGATTTCTCAGTTTCGGTGCTGGTGTGCTTCATCGGCTCCATAACAGGTATGCTGATCAGCTATACGATCGGTCTGAGACTCGGGCAACCGGTGGTGGATAAATACGGGAAGTGGATAGGACTTACGCCGAAGCGGTTCGCGAGTGTGAAACGATGGTTCTTCCGGTTCGGAAACTGGACGGTCTTCATCGCTTATTTCGTCCCGGGCCTCAGACATGTTACGAGCTATATCTCCGGGATCAGCGCAATGTCTTTCAGGAAATATCTGGTTGTCACCGTTGCCGGTGCATTTATCTGGTCGCTTCTGTTTGTCTCTATCGGGTATCTGGTGGGTGCAAGGTTATCCTTTGCATAG
- a CDS encoding GNAT family N-acetyltransferase, giving the protein MPETQEIVIEEYVPAKHAASIAEMWNRSFESWGGDNTYRTEESVLREHENSTLLKVFLAVAGGEVIGYCSFSHYKEDTGALYIPLLNVRPDFHGRKVGKRLVRHAVEETIRLGWARLDLYTWPGNVKAVPTYKKSGFFWEKRDDTTHLMNFIPSVLQTGAVKSYFGTIDWYNDSIREINVQPDGQGDNGFDYFTYEWLKDGLRLTMQYERSGRGLRLIETEDYRIQATIPERHELPFGARYPIVYEAVNKSRKPLALEIKGISNPQISFELNEAQEIESEARIEGSFFIHPAEEEQSIYQTHPVVEAELLINGLPAVFKLGVEPKFPVKVQLQLPDRIAYIGEELEIDVIVENEYNADTVFAFDLPDDAILSFRQSALKVEVPAKGRRTVTVQARLQAYGIWHHHVKILNWGSSPAKAASLILQQEMSLVFPGADAAFGGKTEKEWIISSGRYSAVLEKSGNTLKLYDGRKNVVSLPYPKFGLPYTNEFKKVSPVEVQYDTDAGAIVLEAVYELTARKGMLLTMVVKLNSNGLISRHFRIHNPLETDQEEELILKDSFEFSLRGGVIPYNGKYLDLKSGAEASSPDYWDVQKFTENWMFASHGAITRGISWPAELELIQESWLHAVEHSLGRIPAGGKLETSPLRIALGTWNTWQDFRSFALQCSNTRDLNAAQQLEVKLNQGNPFISGPLTLSILEQKKSYLDGEITVSSCAGSIEETSVTVQGEHKLSEISLPLTRSLGSEPDLLTLQLDMDIYESSRAFLVFPVSDQVIRRQTLEIEQSQVLAVDNGILRIQASSHFAPGLFSLEYHGQEWLDSSFPQPIAKSWWNPWVGGILTSINDMSLRSFMEEPRTAEFAELTDNKGNRWSGIRMSVTIKQNDKYKGLTLHQYFMLLPGVPVLASTVHIEQNTGTPLYPLELDTSSHYRAAADLKDSRGYLKNSSGEEIVYKAGRVQLGVRSTNGILQVGSTERKQRLTLVTAKDLTSTAFMANTHAALSYAIDPLYLQDGEERFSKPQFYLISDLKVPEQAYADLLTIRFNK; this is encoded by the coding sequence ATGCCGGAAACACAAGAAATCGTCATTGAAGAATACGTGCCTGCCAAACATGCCGCATCCATTGCCGAGATGTGGAATCGGAGCTTTGAGAGCTGGGGCGGGGATAATACTTACCGGACAGAGGAAAGTGTGCTCCGTGAACACGAGAACAGCACGCTGCTCAAGGTATTTCTGGCCGTTGCGGGCGGAGAGGTTATCGGATATTGCAGCTTCTCCCACTACAAAGAGGATACAGGCGCGCTTTATATACCACTGCTTAATGTCAGACCGGATTTCCATGGACGTAAGGTTGGCAAGAGACTGGTGAGACATGCTGTCGAGGAGACGATTCGGCTTGGCTGGGCGCGGCTGGATTTGTACACCTGGCCGGGCAACGTCAAAGCGGTTCCTACCTACAAGAAAAGCGGCTTTTTCTGGGAGAAACGGGACGACACCACCCACCTGATGAATTTCATCCCTTCAGTGCTGCAGACCGGAGCGGTGAAGTCTTATTTCGGGACGATCGACTGGTATAACGACAGCATCCGCGAAATCAACGTTCAGCCTGACGGGCAGGGAGACAACGGTTTTGACTATTTTACATATGAATGGCTGAAAGACGGCCTGCGGCTGACAATGCAGTATGAGCGGAGCGGCCGCGGCCTGCGCCTGATTGAGACGGAGGATTACCGGATACAGGCAACGATTCCTGAACGGCATGAGCTGCCTTTCGGAGCCCGATACCCCATTGTCTATGAAGCTGTGAATAAAAGCAGAAAGCCGTTGGCTCTGGAGATTAAGGGCATAAGCAATCCGCAAATCAGCTTTGAGCTGAACGAAGCGCAGGAAATTGAATCCGAGGCACGGATCGAAGGCAGCTTCTTCATCCATCCGGCAGAAGAGGAACAGAGTATCTATCAGACTCATCCGGTTGTTGAGGCTGAACTGCTCATTAATGGCCTGCCCGCCGTATTCAAACTCGGGGTTGAACCCAAGTTCCCGGTCAAAGTACAGCTGCAGCTGCCGGACAGAATAGCTTATATAGGCGAAGAGCTTGAGATTGATGTGATTGTCGAAAATGAATACAACGCAGATACGGTGTTCGCCTTCGACCTGCCTGATGATGCTATACTCTCTTTCCGGCAGTCTGCACTTAAAGTCGAAGTTCCGGCAAAGGGCCGGAGAACGGTTACTGTACAAGCGCGGCTGCAAGCCTACGGTATTTGGCATCATCATGTGAAGATCCTTAATTGGGGCAGCAGTCCTGCGAAGGCCGCTTCATTAATTCTCCAGCAGGAGATGAGCCTGGTCTTCCCTGGGGCAGATGCTGCCTTTGGCGGCAAAACGGAGAAGGAATGGATCATCAGCAGCGGAAGATATTCGGCAGTCCTGGAGAAATCCGGCAATACGCTGAAGCTATATGACGGACGTAAGAATGTCGTTAGCCTGCCCTATCCGAAGTTCGGTCTGCCTTATACCAATGAGTTCAAGAAGGTATCGCCTGTTGAAGTGCAGTATGATACAGATGCTGGAGCCATTGTGCTTGAAGCCGTCTATGAACTGACAGCAAGAAAGGGCATGCTGCTGACCATGGTGGTGAAGCTGAACAGCAATGGGCTCATCTCGCGGCATTTCAGGATTCATAACCCGCTGGAAACGGATCAGGAGGAAGAATTGATCTTGAAGGACAGCTTCGAGTTCAGTCTTAGGGGAGGCGTTATTCCTTATAACGGCAAGTATCTGGATTTGAAATCAGGCGCAGAAGCTTCCAGCCCAGACTACTGGGATGTGCAAAAGTTTACAGAGAACTGGATGTTCGCTTCCCATGGAGCAATCACGCGGGGGATCAGCTGGCCGGCAGAATTAGAGCTTATCCAGGAGTCTTGGCTGCACGCCGTTGAGCATTCGCTGGGCCGGATTCCGGCTGGAGGCAAGCTGGAGACAAGTCCGCTGCGGATTGCATTGGGGACCTGGAACACCTGGCAGGATTTCCGTTCATTCGCACTGCAATGCAGCAACACACGCGATCTGAATGCTGCACAACAGCTGGAAGTGAAGCTTAATCAGGGTAACCCGTTCATCAGCGGTCCGCTTACACTCTCCATTCTGGAGCAGAAGAAGAGTTATTTGGACGGCGAGATCACTGTTTCTTCTTGTGCAGGCAGCATTGAGGAGACCTCGGTTACGGTACAAGGTGAACACAAGCTCTCGGAAATCAGCCTTCCGCTGACCCGTTCATTAGGCTCTGAGCCTGATCTCCTTACGCTGCAGCTGGATATGGATATTTATGAGAGCTCAAGAGCTTTCCTTGTCTTTCCTGTGTCGGATCAGGTTATCCGCCGTCAGACTCTGGAGATTGAGCAGTCTCAGGTGCTTGCCGTAGACAACGGAATTCTGCGGATACAGGCCAGCAGCCATTTTGCTCCGGGATTATTCTCGCTGGAGTATCATGGCCAGGAGTGGCTGGATTCCTCTTTTCCACAGCCCATAGCTAAATCCTGGTGGAATCCCTGGGTGGGTGGGATTTTAACTTCGATCAATGACATGTCCTTACGCAGCTTCATGGAGGAGCCGCGGACCGCTGAGTTCGCTGAGCTCACGGACAACAAAGGTAACCGCTGGTCGGGCATACGCATGAGCGTTACCATTAAGCAGAATGATAAATATAAAGGGCTAACCCTTCATCAGTATTTCATGCTGCTTCCGGGTGTACCTGTGCTTGCCTCTACTGTACACATTGAACAGAATACAGGGACGCCGTTATATCCGCTCGAGCTTGACACCTCGTCCCATTACCGTGCGGCCGCCGATCTTAAGGACAGCAGAGGGTATCTGAAGAATAGCAGTGGTGAAGAGATTGTGTATAAGGCAGGAAGAGTCCAGCTGGGGGTTAGAAGTACTAACGGAATCCTTCAGGTGGGCTCCACAGAACGTAAACAGCGCCTGACTCTAGTTACTGCAAAGGATCTTACTTCTACAGCCTTCATGGCCAACACTCATGCGGCACTGTCTTATGCCATAGACCCGCTGTATCTTCAAGACGGGGAAGAGCGGTTCAGCAAGCCTCAATTCTATCTTATCTCGGATCTGAAGGTTCCTGAGCAGGCCTACGCCGATCTGCTGACAATCCGGTTCAACAAATGA
- a CDS encoding amidohydrolase family protein: MKIIDAHVHYSNIDTFHETARTLAHIDYTGKGLLEEFRRSGVVAGVGMGVTETAAGSFPDSEALNPMLLDLSGTLPDNLFTCAGINPLTLHLDGQLEALEQSLQQKDVVGIKLYAGYYHFNVGDEIYDPVYKLASAYRLPVVIHGGLTYSDRGLLKYSHPLSMEETFLKHRDITFMLCHLGDPWVMDTAALLEKNPNLYTDLSGWIVGDQAKVDRLLTEQTYTDHFRRAIVFAEKYDRLVFGTDWPLVPLDAYITFVKHLIPEAHWEDVFYNNALRVFPKLEERIRELDLAEA, encoded by the coding sequence ATGAAAATCATTGACGCACATGTGCATTATTCGAATATTGATACCTTTCACGAGACAGCCCGGACTTTAGCGCATATCGATTATACCGGCAAAGGACTCCTGGAGGAGTTCCGCCGCTCCGGTGTTGTCGCCGGAGTCGGTATGGGCGTAACGGAGACGGCCGCAGGTAGCTTTCCGGATTCCGAAGCGCTTAATCCCATGCTGCTTGATCTTAGCGGGACACTTCCTGACAATTTGTTTACCTGTGCCGGAATTAATCCGCTGACTCTCCATCTGGACGGGCAGCTGGAGGCGCTGGAACAATCGCTGCAACAGAAGGATGTCGTTGGAATCAAGCTCTATGCCGGCTATTACCACTTCAATGTGGGGGATGAGATCTATGATCCGGTCTACAAGCTGGCCTCTGCTTACAGACTGCCGGTCGTTATTCATGGAGGGCTTACTTACTCTGACCGGGGACTGCTCAAATATTCGCATCCGCTGTCTATGGAAGAGACGTTCCTGAAGCACCGGGACATTACCTTTATGCTCTGCCATCTGGGCGATCCCTGGGTTATGGACACAGCGGCGCTTTTGGAGAAGAATCCGAATCTCTATACCGACCTGTCGGGCTGGATCGTCGGAGATCAGGCGAAGGTGGACCGTCTGCTGACCGAGCAGACCTACACCGATCATTTCCGCCGGGCGATTGTATTCGCCGAGAAATATGACCGGCTCGTCTTCGGTACCGACTGGCCGCTGGTTCCGCTGGATGCCTACATTACATTCGTGAAGCATCTGATCCCGGAAGCACACTGGGAGGATGTATTCTATAATAATGCGCTCCGCGTATTCCCTAAGCTGGAAGAGCGGATTAGAGAACTAGATTTGGCGGAGGCGTAA
- a CDS encoding cupin domain-containing protein, with protein sequence MHRISDEDAYKYGIETRHDLMDSGERRFRLICSADGSSYCRTVASEKGAWQSSHYHRSVSEIYVVQSGWMVYAELKEEEFKLRVLREGETVSFAPFVHHNIYLSSEAVIHTIKYGISEDNDWHASPELDSRTQHLSSEVLLSL encoded by the coding sequence ATGCACAGAATCTCTGACGAAGATGCTTATAAGTATGGCATTGAAACCAGACATGATCTTATGGATAGCGGTGAGCGCAGATTCAGATTAATCTGCTCAGCAGACGGAAGCTCCTATTGCCGGACGGTAGCCTCTGAGAAAGGTGCCTGGCAGAGCAGTCATTATCATAGGTCCGTCTCTGAGATCTACGTCGTACAGTCCGGCTGGATGGTGTATGCGGAACTGAAAGAAGAAGAATTCAAGCTTCGCGTATTACGGGAAGGAGAGACTGTCTCGTTTGCGCCTTTCGTGCATCATAATATTTATTTGTCCTCCGAGGCAGTCATCCATACGATTAAATACGGCATATCAGAGGACAATGACTGGCACGCCTCCCCGGAGCTGGATAGCCGGACACAACACCTCTCTTCGGAAGTACTTTTATCCTTGTGA
- a CDS encoding alpha/beta fold hydrolase: protein MPHVKVKDLELFYEKMGTGEPIIFLHSSYSRGLLAFSSQILDFQNRYTCYFPDFRGHGRTRCESLEWSTPQLADDIIAFMDCMNIEKAHLIGYSMGGNVGLYLAVNNPARVATLTTIGTGGFFDPAGAEEFEPERLLELGQHGIIRQMKERHEEAHQGNWQEFMRQSANDWRRYPDLSVAQLSSISCPVLIIAGEHDTYAAADKIIQLVSLIKGSQCLIVPGAGHRPHMGREQPVLVNDTILEFLAQNSNLK from the coding sequence ATGCCTCATGTGAAAGTTAAAGATCTGGAATTGTTTTATGAAAAAATGGGTACCGGAGAGCCGATTATTTTTCTGCACAGCAGTTACTCACGTGGGTTATTAGCCTTCTCTAGTCAAATTCTGGACTTCCAAAATAGATATACCTGCTATTTCCCTGATTTCCGCGGACATGGCAGAACCAGGTGCGAAAGCCTTGAATGGTCTACACCTCAGCTGGCAGATGATATCATAGCCTTCATGGATTGCATGAATATTGAAAAAGCGCATCTGATCGGTTACAGCATGGGTGGCAATGTCGGGCTATACCTCGCGGTGAATAATCCGGCAAGAGTTGCTACACTGACGACAATAGGAACGGGCGGATTCTTCGATCCTGCCGGAGCGGAGGAATTTGAGCCGGAGCGTCTGCTGGAGCTTGGGCAACATGGCATCATCCGTCAGATGAAAGAGAGGCATGAAGAAGCGCATCAAGGGAACTGGCAGGAATTCATGCGTCAATCTGCTAATGATTGGCGTAGATACCCGGACCTGAGCGTAGCACAGTTAAGCAGTATCAGCTGTCCGGTTCTAATCATTGCAGGAGAGCACGATACATACGCTGCAGCGGATAAGATCATTCAGCTAGTCTCGCTGATCAAAGGATCACAATGCCTGATCGTCCCTGGTGCCGGCCACCGGCCGCATATGGGAAGAGAACAGCCGGTGCTGGTGAACGATACGATCCTTGAATTTCTCGCACAGAATTCTAACCTCAAGTGA
- a CDS encoding NAD(P)/FAD-dependent oxidoreductase has translation MKKVIVIGAGILGASTAYQLTKMGAEVLIVDRKDQGQATDAAAGIICPWLSQRRNQIWYRLAKAGARFYPQLIAELEHGGETHTGYARVGALSIHTDAGKLDKIEERARLRRADAPEIGEITRLTAEETRERFPLLAEGYASVHISGAARVDGRALRDALLHAAQQQGATRITGDAALQYGPDRVTGITVDAEYYPADEVIVCAGAWANPLLQPLGIDFKVSYQKGQILHLQVSGHQVTEAWPVVIPPSDQYLLAFDQQHIVIGATHENNVEGYNTRVTAGGMQEILNKGLDVAPELANSTLGEVRVGFRPFTPGFLPVLGTVPGWKGLLAANGLGASGLTMGPFIGSQLAKLALGRETDMDISAYDLQAAMESR, from the coding sequence ATGAAGAAAGTCATCGTAATTGGAGCAGGGATTCTCGGGGCTTCTACAGCTTACCAGCTGACAAAAATGGGGGCAGAGGTGCTGATTGTCGACCGTAAAGATCAAGGACAAGCCACGGATGCGGCCGCAGGCATCATCTGTCCCTGGCTATCCCAGCGGCGCAATCAGATCTGGTACCGGCTGGCAAAGGCTGGTGCACGATTCTATCCTCAGCTGATCGCCGAACTTGAGCATGGAGGCGAAACCCATACGGGCTATGCCCGGGTAGGTGCGCTAAGTATTCATACGGATGCAGGCAAGCTGGATAAAATAGAAGAGCGGGCGCGTCTGCGGCGGGCAGATGCACCGGAAATCGGAGAAATTACGCGGCTTACGGCTGAAGAAACCCGTGAACGGTTCCCGTTGCTTGCTGAAGGGTATGCCTCTGTTCATATCAGCGGGGCTGCCCGGGTAGATGGACGTGCCCTGCGGGATGCGTTACTTCACGCTGCGCAGCAGCAGGGTGCCACCAGAATTACCGGAGATGCGGCGCTTCAATATGGGCCAGACCGGGTGACCGGGATTACAGTAGATGCGGAGTATTACCCGGCGGATGAAGTTATTGTATGCGCAGGCGCATGGGCGAACCCGCTGCTCCAGCCGCTTGGCATTGATTTCAAAGTCAGTTACCAAAAAGGGCAAATCCTACACTTGCAGGTTTCCGGTCATCAGGTGACGGAAGCATGGCCGGTAGTCATCCCGCCGAGTGATCAATATCTGCTCGCTTTTGACCAGCAGCATATTGTAATTGGGGCAACTCATGAGAATAATGTAGAAGGATATAATACCAGAGTAACCGCTGGCGGGATGCAGGAGATTCTGAATAAGGGGCTGGACGTGGCACCTGAGCTGGCAAACAGCACTTTGGGAGAAGTGAGGGTAGGGTTCCGCCCGTTTACACCAGGCTTCCTCCCGGTCTTAGGTACTGTCCCTGGATGGAAGGGGCTGCTCGCAGCCAATGGACTGGGAGCTTCCGGACTCACGATGGGCCCGTTTATTGGCAGCCAGCTGGCGAAGCTGGCATTAGGCAGAGAGACCGATATGGATATTAGCGCTTATGACCTTCAAGCAGCGATGGAGAGCAGATGA
- a CDS encoding ABC transporter substrate-binding protein, with protein sequence MFVMLLAGCSGSNNNADTRNDAQASASPAATESTSTAEPAAGGTFTYGRPASVTSFDLHNQITSNNAFAIDKVFESLVAFDSKGEIKDFLAEAHTISEDGLTYTFVLRDGLKFSNGTPVTAEDAVFSLNRHLTVEGPLAISATVESFKAQDDKTLVIKLKEPYTPFISELSNFSNGIIPNNFGGVSEEEFFKKPVGTGPFVVETWDPAGDVTFTKNTNYWQEGKPYIDKLVYKLIEDDSQAINQLKAGEVDAVEALSLQNAGEIKDGTDTTVVTNGSWVTEQLFFNTLDEHFSDVHVRRALALALDRDGLTKALTFGYAQTANSLLPTTIPYNANDTLKSLNFDAAAAKEELAKSAFPNGFSTKLLIASGNSTRAQEAQIIQAAGQTIGIKIEIESVELATFRERFFAYDFAAMLNSGQADSPEANSILAFQTDPEGFSKSYWTHYTNDNVTKLLYEGQKTADGDARAAIYTELLQTLADEVPYIPLYYPDILIGARSSVDGLVVLPNGSIRLEDVRISK encoded by the coding sequence ATGTTTGTAATGCTACTGGCAGGCTGCTCCGGTTCCAACAACAATGCGGACACCCGTAATGACGCTCAGGCAAGTGCGAGTCCGGCCGCAACGGAAAGCACAAGCACAGCAGAACCTGCTGCAGGAGGTACTTTTACCTATGGCCGGCCGGCTTCAGTAACCTCGTTTGATCTGCATAACCAGATCACCTCCAATAATGCGTTTGCAATTGATAAAGTGTTTGAATCACTGGTCGCTTTTGACAGCAAGGGTGAAATTAAGGACTTTCTTGCAGAGGCGCACACGATCAGTGAAGATGGCTTGACGTATACCTTCGTATTGCGTGACGGTCTGAAGTTCTCGAACGGAACGCCAGTCACAGCAGAGGACGCCGTGTTCTCTCTGAACCGTCATTTGACGGTTGAAGGTCCGCTGGCGATCTCGGCGACGGTCGAATCCTTCAAGGCACAGGATGACAAGACGCTGGTAATTAAGCTGAAAGAACCGTACACACCGTTCATCTCTGAGCTGTCGAACTTCTCCAACGGTATCATCCCGAATAACTTCGGCGGCGTCAGCGAAGAAGAGTTCTTCAAGAAGCCGGTAGGCACGGGACCTTTCGTAGTTGAAACCTGGGACCCTGCTGGTGATGTTACCTTCACCAAGAACACAAACTACTGGCAGGAAGGCAAGCCTTATATCGATAAGCTTGTCTATAAACTGATTGAAGACGACAGCCAGGCGATCAACCAGCTGAAGGCAGGAGAAGTGGATGCAGTAGAAGCTCTGTCCCTTCAGAATGCAGGGGAGATTAAGGACGGCACAGACACTACTGTCGTAACGAACGGCAGCTGGGTGACGGAGCAATTGTTCTTCAACACGCTGGATGAGCATTTCTCCGATGTGCATGTGCGCCGTGCACTGGCGCTGGCGCTAGACCGTGACGGTCTGACCAAAGCATTAACCTTCGGATATGCACAGACCGCCAATTCTTTGCTGCCGACAACAATTCCATACAACGCCAATGATACCCTTAAGTCATTGAACTTCGATGCCGCCGCAGCCAAGGAAGAGCTTGCCAAATCTGCATTCCCTAACGGATTCTCAACCAAGCTGCTTATCGCTTCCGGCAACAGCACAAGAGCCCAGGAAGCACAGATTATTCAGGCAGCAGGTCAGACCATCGGAATCAAGATTGAGATCGAATCCGTTGAACTGGCTACCTTCCGTGAACGCTTCTTCGCCTATGATTTCGCGGCGATGCTGAACAGCGGTCAAGCCGACTCTCCGGAAGCGAATTCGATCCTGGCGTTCCAGACCGATCCGGAAGGCTTCAGCAAATCGTACTGGACGCATTACACGAATGATAATGTAACCAAGCTGCTGTATGAGGGTCAAAAAACAGCAGACGGCGATGCCCGCGCAGCCATCTACACCGAACTGCTGCAGACGCTTGCCGATGAAGTGCCTTATATTCCGCTCTACTACCCGGATATCCTGATTGGTGCCCGTTCTTCGGTGGATGGACTGGTTGTTCTGCCTAACGGCAGTATCCGTCTGGAAGATGTGCGCATAAGCAAATGA
- a CDS encoding ABC transporter permease has translation MMNSRQTLTGAQGNNGSYKWLGIALVRALIVILCVMTAVFFLIRIVPGDPAKMILGEYSTPEALKNMHHTLGLDLPLWEQFIRFMKTLFTQGDTGNSIIMGTSARELIMQRAPVTLLLILIACVLAIITALLLATAAATHKDKLLDHLIRIFPAITLGMPIFWVGILLILLFSVRLGWFPVGGIGEGFTGTLRSLALPAITVAFSQIPTLVRSLRAQMLEVLESDFVVTLRAAGIPSRVILFKHVLRNSALPTLMLLGVNISYLIGGTLVVEQVFGIKGIGSLLFTSISNRDFPVIQGIALYCALSVVIISLLIEIISWWLDPRTKGKQ, from the coding sequence ATGATGAATTCCAGGCAAACCTTAACCGGTGCGCAAGGAAACAATGGTTCTTACAAGTGGCTGGGGATAGCACTTGTAAGAGCCTTAATTGTTATCCTCTGCGTGATGACGGCAGTCTTTTTCCTCATACGTATTGTACCCGGCGATCCTGCCAAGATGATTCTCGGAGAATACAGTACGCCCGAAGCGCTTAAGAATATGCATCACACCCTGGGGCTGGATCTCCCGCTATGGGAACAATTCATCCGGTTTATGAAGACCTTGTTTACGCAAGGGGATACCGGCAACTCCATTATTATGGGCACCTCGGCACGAGAGCTGATTATGCAGCGGGCTCCTGTAACTTTGCTGCTTATCCTGATTGCCTGTGTGCTGGCAATTATTACTGCACTTCTGCTTGCTACTGCTGCAGCCACACATAAGGATAAACTGCTGGATCATCTGATCCGCATCTTTCCTGCGATCACTCTCGGTATGCCAATCTTCTGGGTTGGCATCCTTTTGATTCTGCTCTTTAGTGTCCGGCTGGGCTGGTTCCCTGTCGGGGGAATAGGCGAAGGCTTCACAGGGACGCTGCGTAGCCTGGCGCTGCCGGCGATAACGGTTGCTTTTTCACAGATTCCTACGCTGGTCCGCTCGCTCAGGGCGCAAATGCTGGAGGTACTCGAATCCGACTTTGTGGTCACGCTGAGAGCAGCGGGTATACCCTCCAGAGTTATTCTGTTTAAGCATGTCCTGCGCAACTCTGCGTTGCCGACACTGATGCTGCTGGGAGTCAACATCTCTTATCTCATCGGAGGTACGCTCGTCGTCGAGCAGGTATTCGGCATCAAAGGGATCGGCAGCCTGCTGTTCACTTCAATTTCGAATCGGGATTTCCCTGTCATCCAAGGAATAGCCCTATACTGTGCGCTATCTGTAGTGATCATCAGTCTGCTGATTGAAATCATCTCCTGGTGGCTGGATCCCAGAACGAAGGGGAAACAATGA
- a CDS encoding ABC transporter permease → MTTTTPDIQLPEGKKQVNGLRRIWNTPSLLIGIIMFAVLILLALFIPYLSPYHPTEQNLSAFLQPPSSTHWLGTDQLGRDLFTRLIYAARTDLTIMVLAEIIPFCTGVLLGMLSGYYGKWTDRIIALITDTFIAFPFYLIVIIVAFASGAGERGIYITFILVGWIVFARVVRGLSASFREQEWVASAQTLGLPGSRIILRHLLPNVLPQAVVVLMTDMVGLLVAIVTLGYLGIGIAPPTPDWGTMISDGQPFITTAWWLSAVPGFAVVYTGIALSLLGDGLADIWRKK, encoded by the coding sequence ATGACAACTACAACGCCAGATATACAATTGCCAGAGGGCAAGAAGCAAGTAAACGGTCTAAGACGGATATGGAATACCCCATCCCTGCTGATCGGAATTATTATGTTTGCCGTGCTTATCCTGCTGGCTCTGTTCATCCCTTACTTAAGTCCGTATCATCCGACGGAGCAGAACTTGAGCGCCTTCCTGCAGCCGCCGTCTTCCACCCACTGGCTGGGTACCGATCAGCTGGGGCGTGATTTGTTTACCAGACTGATCTATGCAGCGCGGACGGATCTGACTATCATGGTTCTGGCCGAGATCATTCCTTTCTGTACCGGTGTATTATTGGGAATGCTGTCAGGGTATTACGGCAAATGGACCGATAGAATTATTGCACTGATTACAGATACATTCATCGCTTTCCCGTTCTATCTGATCGTAATTATCGTGGCCTTCGCCAGCGGTGCCGGGGAGCGGGGGATTTATATCACTTTCATTCTCGTGGGCTGGATTGTATTCGCCCGTGTGGTCAGAGGTCTTAGCGCATCTTTCCGGGAACAGGAATGGGTGGCTTCTGCCCAGACCCTGGGACTGCCCGGCAGCCGCATTATTCTGCGCCATCTCCTGCCTAATGTATTGCCGCAAGCCGTTGTCGTGCTGATGACGGATATGGTCGGGCTGCTTGTAGCCATTGTTACACTGGGTTATCTGGGTATCGGTATCGCACCGCCTACACCGGACTGGGGGACAATGATCTCAGACGGACAACCCTTTATTACCACCGCCTGGTGGCTGTCAGCAGTTCCGGGATTCGCCGTGGTATATACGGGGATAGCGTTGTCTCTGTTAGGGGATGGCCTGGCCGATATTTGGAGGAAAAAATAA